A DNA window from Streptomyces sp. 71268 contains the following coding sequences:
- a CDS encoding VOC family protein — MVHGLAATQEFYQGLFGWEFQSGPSQFGPYVRALRDGRPVAGIGELAPGLRLPVAWTTFLASDDADATAEQIRCCGGTVAVGPLDSGDEGRMAIASDPLGAVFGVWQARGHLGSEGGGEPGTPVWTELLTPETASVDKFYQTVFGCEGEQLAASDEDYVTLTVRGRPVAAVHGVGQSLPRDRGPHWVTYFEVADPEQAASRVEELGGRVVSGPRATATGDCVQVTDPEGAALTLVRTEH; from the coding sequence ATGGTGCACGGTCTGGCCGCGACGCAGGAGTTCTACCAGGGCTTGTTCGGCTGGGAGTTCCAGTCGGGGCCCTCCCAGTTCGGCCCGTACGTGCGGGCGTTGCGCGACGGGCGTCCGGTCGCCGGGATCGGGGAGCTGGCGCCGGGACTGCGGCTTCCCGTGGCCTGGACGACGTTCCTGGCCAGCGACGACGCGGACGCCACGGCCGAGCAGATCCGGTGCTGCGGCGGCACGGTGGCGGTCGGGCCGCTGGACTCCGGGGACGAGGGCCGGATGGCCATCGCCTCCGACCCGCTGGGCGCGGTGTTCGGCGTCTGGCAGGCGCGCGGCCACCTCGGCAGCGAGGGGGGCGGCGAGCCGGGGACGCCGGTGTGGACGGAGTTGCTGACGCCGGAGACGGCGAGCGTCGACAAGTTCTACCAGACGGTCTTCGGCTGTGAGGGCGAGCAACTCGCGGCATCCGACGAGGACTACGTGACGCTGACGGTGCGCGGTCGCCCGGTCGCGGCGGTGCACGGCGTCGGCCAGTCCCTCCCCCGCGACCGGGGCCCGCACTGGGTGACGTACTTCGAGGTCGCGGACCCGGAGCAGGCGGCCAGCCGGGTCGAGGAGCTGGGCGGGCGCGTGGTGAGCGGCCCGCGGGCCACGGCGACCGGCGACTGCGTGCAGGTCACCGACCCGGAGGGCGCGGCGCTCACCCTGGTGCGGACGGAGCACTGA
- a CDS encoding D-arabinono-1,4-lactone oxidase has protein sequence MVARRAGGTPSPWRNWAGNVTARPARVVAPASTAEVVDAVRSAVDAGLPVKAVGTGHSFTATAATDGLLIRPERLTGVHALDTAAGTVTVGAGTSLKRLNATLAAHGLSLANMGDIMEQTAAGATSTGTHGTGRASASLSAQLTALELVTAAGEVLRCSATENPEIFASARVGLGALGVVTALTFAVEPEFLLTAREEPMTFDQVTEDFEQLVTENEHFEFYWFPHTGNCLTKRNNRSAGPLAPAGRISAWVEDELLSNGLFQAACAVGRAVPATIPGIAQVSSRALSARTYTDIPYKVFTSPRRVRFVECEYALPRAAAIEALCELRAMVERTGARVSFPVEVRTAPADDIPLSTASGRDTAYLAVHMYRGTPHEAYFSAAERIMTAHGGRPHWGKLHSRDAEYLSGVYPRFGEFTALRDRLDPHRTFGNAYLRRVLGD, from the coding sequence ATGGTCGCGAGGAGGGCGGGCGGCACTCCCAGCCCGTGGCGTAACTGGGCGGGGAACGTGACGGCCCGGCCGGCCCGGGTCGTCGCGCCGGCCAGCACGGCGGAGGTCGTCGACGCGGTGCGGTCGGCCGTCGACGCGGGGCTGCCGGTCAAGGCCGTCGGCACAGGGCACTCGTTCACCGCGACGGCCGCCACCGACGGACTGCTCATCCGCCCGGAGCGGCTGACCGGGGTGCACGCCCTGGACACGGCGGCCGGCACCGTCACCGTCGGCGCCGGAACCTCGCTCAAACGGCTGAACGCGACGCTGGCCGCGCACGGGCTGTCGCTGGCCAACATGGGCGACATCATGGAGCAGACGGCCGCCGGCGCCACCAGTACCGGCACGCACGGCACCGGCCGCGCCTCCGCCTCGCTGTCGGCCCAGCTCACCGCCCTTGAGCTGGTGACGGCCGCCGGCGAGGTGCTGCGCTGCTCGGCCACCGAGAACCCGGAAATCTTCGCCAGCGCCCGCGTCGGCCTCGGGGCGCTCGGCGTCGTGACGGCCCTCACCTTCGCGGTGGAACCCGAGTTCCTGCTGACCGCCCGCGAGGAACCGATGACGTTCGACCAGGTCACCGAGGATTTCGAGCAGTTGGTGACCGAGAACGAGCACTTCGAGTTCTACTGGTTCCCACACACCGGAAACTGCCTCACCAAGCGCAACAACCGCAGCGCGGGCCCCCTCGCCCCGGCCGGCCGGATCAGCGCCTGGGTGGAGGACGAGCTGCTCTCCAACGGCCTCTTCCAGGCGGCGTGCGCCGTGGGCCGCGCGGTTCCGGCGACCATCCCCGGCATCGCCCAGGTCTCCAGCCGCGCGCTGTCCGCCCGCACGTACACGGACATCCCGTACAAGGTGTTCACCAGCCCGCGCCGGGTCCGGTTCGTCGAGTGCGAGTACGCGCTGCCGCGCGCGGCGGCCATCGAGGCGCTGTGCGAGCTGCGGGCGATGGTCGAGCGCACGGGGGCGCGGGTCAGCTTCCCGGTGGAGGTGCGCACCGCGCCCGCCGACGACATCCCGCTGTCCACCGCCTCCGGGCGCGACACGGCCTACCTGGCGGTGCACATGTACCGCGGCACTCCGCACGAGGCGTACTTCAGCGCGGCGGAGCGCATCATGACGGCGCACGGCGGCCGGCCGCACTGGGGCAAGCTGCACAGCCGGGACGCGGAGTACCTGTCCGGCGTGTACCCGCGGTTCGGCGAGTTCACCGCGCTCCGCGACCGGCTCGACCCCCACCGCACGTTCGGCAACGCGTATCTGCGCCGGGTGCTCGGCGACTGA
- a CDS encoding response regulator transcription factor, which yields MRVLVVEDEQLLADAVATGLRREAMAVDVVYDGAAALERIAVNDYDVVVLDRDLPLVHGDEVCRKLVDLGLPTRVLMLTASGDVSDRVEGLEIGADDYLPKPFAFSELIARVRALGRRTTVALPPVLERAGIKLDPNRREVFRDGQEIQLAPKEFAVLEVLLRSEGAVVSAEQLLEKAWDENTDPFTNVVRVTVMTLRRKLGEPAVIVTVPGSGYRI from the coding sequence GTGCGTGTACTCGTCGTCGAGGACGAGCAGCTTCTCGCGGACGCGGTGGCCACCGGGCTGCGTCGCGAGGCCATGGCCGTCGACGTCGTCTACGACGGCGCCGCCGCACTGGAGCGGATCGCCGTCAACGACTACGACGTGGTGGTACTCGACCGCGACCTGCCCCTGGTGCACGGCGACGAGGTGTGCCGCAAGCTCGTCGATCTCGGCCTGCCCACCCGGGTCCTGATGCTCACCGCCTCCGGCGACGTGAGCGACCGGGTGGAGGGCCTGGAGATCGGGGCCGACGACTACCTCCCCAAGCCCTTCGCGTTCAGCGAGCTGATCGCCCGGGTGCGCGCGCTCGGCCGCCGGACGACCGTGGCGCTGCCGCCGGTCCTGGAGCGGGCCGGGATCAAGCTGGACCCCAACCGCCGCGAGGTCTTCCGCGACGGCCAGGAGATCCAGCTCGCGCCGAAGGAGTTCGCGGTCCTTGAGGTGCTGCTGCGCAGCGAGGGCGCCGTGGTCTCGGCGGAGCAGCTCCTGGAGAAGGCGTGGGACGAGAACACCGACCCGTTCACCAACGTCGTCCGGGTGACCGTGATGACGCTCCGCCGCAAACTGGGCGAGCCCGCCGTGATCGTGACCGTGCCCGGCTCCGGATACCGGATCTGA
- a CDS encoding ferrochelatase: MSAEPPSAQPVPATSAAPYDALLLLSFGGPEGPDDVVPFLENVTRGRGIPRERLKEVGQHYFLFGGVSPINEQNRELLRALREDFAQYGLDLPVYWGNRNWAPYLTDTLREMVRDGHRRILTLATSAYASYSGCRQYRENLADALATLAAEGLEPPRVDKIRHYFNHPGFVEPMVDATLAALAELPERARGEAHLAFTTHSIPTAAADTSGPVPVHTEGGEGGAYVAQHRDVARVIVDAVRERTGVEYPWRLVYQSRSGAPHIPWLEPDICDHLEELHGAGVSGAVMVPIGFVSDHMEVKYDLDTEARAKAAELGLPVTRAATVGADPRFAAAVRDLVLERAATERFAAAPTPGSAPPERCALGALGPSHDVCPVGCCPARTPRPAAAGAE, encoded by the coding sequence ATGTCAGCCGAGCCCCCTTCCGCACAGCCCGTTCCAGCCACCTCCGCCGCCCCGTACGACGCGTTGCTCCTGCTGTCCTTCGGTGGCCCCGAGGGCCCGGACGACGTGGTGCCCTTCCTGGAGAACGTGACGCGCGGCCGGGGCATCCCCCGCGAACGGCTGAAAGAGGTCGGCCAGCACTACTTCCTGTTCGGCGGGGTCAGCCCGATCAACGAGCAGAACCGCGAGCTGCTGCGGGCGCTGCGCGAGGACTTCGCCCAGTACGGCCTGGACCTGCCCGTCTACTGGGGCAACCGCAACTGGGCGCCGTACCTCACCGACACCCTGCGCGAGATGGTCCGCGACGGCCACCGCCGGATCCTCACGCTGGCCACCAGCGCCTACGCGTCCTACTCGGGCTGCCGGCAGTACCGCGAGAACCTCGCCGACGCGCTCGCCACCCTCGCCGCCGAGGGCCTTGAGCCGCCGCGCGTCGACAAGATCCGGCACTACTTCAACCACCCGGGGTTCGTCGAGCCGATGGTGGACGCGACGCTCGCGGCCCTGGCCGAGCTGCCCGAGCGGGCCCGCGGCGAGGCGCACCTGGCGTTCACCACCCACTCCATCCCCACGGCCGCGGCCGACACCTCAGGACCGGTCCCGGTGCACACCGAGGGCGGGGAGGGCGGCGCGTACGTGGCCCAGCACCGGGACGTGGCGCGGGTGATCGTGGACGCGGTGCGTGAGCGGACCGGCGTCGAGTACCCGTGGCGGCTGGTCTACCAGTCGCGCAGCGGCGCTCCGCACATCCCCTGGCTCGAACCGGACATCTGCGACCACCTGGAGGAGTTGCACGGCGCCGGGGTGTCCGGGGCCGTGATGGTCCCGATCGGCTTCGTCTCGGACCACATGGAGGTCAAGTACGACCTGGACACCGAGGCCCGGGCCAAGGCCGCCGAGCTGGGCCTGCCGGTGACCCGGGCGGCGACGGTCGGGGCCGACCCGCGGTTCGCCGCCGCGGTGCGGGACCTGGTCCTCGAGCGGGCCGCCACCGAACGGTTCGCCGCGGCGCCCACGCCGGGCTCGGCCCCGCCCGAGCGGTGCGCGCTGGGCGCGCTCGGGCCCAGCCACGACGTCTGTCCGGTGGGCTGCTGCCCGGCGCGCACCCCACGGCCGGCCGCCGCCGGAGCCGAGTGA
- a CDS encoding DUF4193 domain-containing protein: MATDYDTPRKTDDDVNEDSIEELKARRNDKSASTVDVDEFEQAEGLELPGADLSNEELSVRVLPRQADEFTCMSCFLVHHRSQLAAEKNGQPICRDCAA, from the coding sequence ATGGCAACGGACTACGACACCCCACGTAAGACCGATGACGACGTCAACGAGGACAGCATTGAGGAGCTGAAGGCACGGCGGAACGACAAGTCCGCGTCCACCGTGGACGTGGACGAGTTCGAGCAGGCGGAGGGCCTTGAGCTGCCCGGCGCCGACCTCTCGAACGAGGAGCTCTCGGTGCGCGTGCTGCCGCGCCAGGCGGACGAGTTCACCTGCATGAGCTGCTTCCTCGTGCACCACCGGAGCCAGCTGGCCGCCGAGAAGAACGGCCAGCCGATCTGCCGCGACTGCGCGGCCTGA
- a CDS encoding DUF3093 domain-containing protein: protein MQPYEERLTAPRFWWFIAALTGVAGALILLPLGTLAMLGGLIGASALASVAISAYGSVRIRVVADSLVAGDARIPVEALGEAQVLDPAEAVAWRGPKADPRAFMLLRSYIPTALRIEVTDPADPTPYLYLSTRHPKKLAQAIAAVRTS, encoded by the coding sequence ATGCAGCCTTACGAGGAACGCCTGACCGCACCCCGATTCTGGTGGTTCATCGCCGCCCTGACCGGTGTGGCGGGGGCGCTGATCCTGCTGCCGCTGGGGACCCTGGCCATGCTCGGCGGGCTGATCGGCGCATCGGCCCTCGCCAGCGTCGCGATCAGCGCGTACGGCTCGGTCCGCATCCGGGTGGTGGCGGATTCGCTGGTCGCCGGGGACGCGAGGATTCCGGTGGAGGCGCTGGGCGAGGCCCAGGTCCTCGACCCGGCGGAGGCCGTCGCCTGGCGCGGCCCCAAGGCCGACCCGCGGGCGTTCATGCTGCTGCGCAGCTACATCCCCACCGCGCTGCGGATCGAGGTCACCGACCCGGCCGACCCGACGCCGTACCTGTACCTGTCCACGCGCCACCCGAAGAAGCTGGCCCAGGCCATCGCGGCGGTACGCACGAGCTAG
- a CDS encoding sulfurtransferase produces MNVTITPRDLAAELAADRPPLLLDIRWQMTPPGGRAAGERSGRAAYEAGHLPGAVFVDLEAELAGPPGPEGRHPLPDLEVFGAAMRRAGVRAQHPVVVYDGGAGDPPSPSGGWAAARAWWLLRWAGHPSVRVLDGGLSAWLAADGPVSTDVPEPAVGDFTPRPGGLSLLDADGAAELARRGVLLDARAGNRYRGEVEPIDRVAGHIPGALSAPTTGNVGEDGRFLPPAQLAERFAALGATKAAEVGVYCGSGVSGAHEVLALAVAGVPAALYVGSWSEWSGDPSRPVATGAEPG; encoded by the coding sequence ATGAACGTCACCATCACGCCTCGCGACCTCGCCGCCGAACTGGCCGCCGACCGTCCCCCGCTGCTGCTCGACATCCGCTGGCAGATGACCCCGCCCGGCGGTCGCGCCGCGGGGGAGAGGTCCGGCCGCGCCGCGTACGAGGCGGGGCACCTGCCCGGTGCCGTCTTCGTCGACCTGGAGGCCGAACTCGCCGGCCCGCCCGGTCCCGAGGGCCGCCACCCGCTGCCCGACCTGGAGGTCTTCGGCGCGGCGATGCGCCGGGCCGGGGTGCGTGCCCAGCATCCGGTGGTCGTCTACGACGGGGGAGCGGGCGACCCGCCGTCGCCTTCCGGTGGTTGGGCCGCCGCTCGCGCCTGGTGGCTGCTGCGCTGGGCCGGCCACCCGTCGGTGCGTGTTCTGGACGGCGGGCTGAGCGCGTGGCTCGCCGCCGACGGGCCGGTCAGCACCGACGTTCCGGAGCCGGCCGTAGGCGACTTCACGCCACGCCCAGGCGGGTTGTCGCTGCTCGACGCGGACGGGGCGGCCGAACTGGCCCGCCGCGGAGTGCTGCTGGACGCGCGGGCGGGGAACCGCTACCGGGGCGAGGTGGAGCCCATCGACCGCGTGGCGGGCCACATCCCTGGCGCGCTCTCCGCGCCCACCACCGGGAACGTGGGCGAGGACGGCCGCTTCCTGCCGCCCGCCCAACTTGCCGAGCGCTTCGCGGCCCTCGGCGCCACGAAGGCGGCCGAGGTCGGCGTCTACTGCGGTTCCGGCGTCTCCGGCGCCCACGAGGTGCTGGCCCTGGCGGTGGCCGGGGTGCCGGCGGCGCTGTACGTCGGCTCGTGGAGCGAGTGGTCCGGCGACCCGTCCCGCCCGGTGGCCACCGGCGCCGAACCGGGCTAG
- a CDS encoding MFS transporter produces MPNPYREIFAVPGAAGFSAAGFLGRMPVAMMSIGVVTMISEITGRYGLAGALAATLAMSGAVIGPQVSRLVDLHGQRRVLRPAVLIALTAIAGLLLSAERGWPDWLMFVCAACGGCVPSLGSMIRSRWANIYRGEPRRLHTAYSFESVVDELCFILGPIIAIGLSTTWFPEAGPLVAACFLASGVFWLTAQRATEPTPQPRGDDHSRRSALRSPALRILVTTGVFSGVIFSSVDVVTVAFAEEQGHKSAASLVLATYAAGSCLAGAVFGLMHLTGPPARRWLLGVCAMAASVLPLPFVGGLGWLTGVLFIAGLAIAPTGVTIMSLIQHHVPRAKLTEGMTWASTGIATGIALGAFVSGRVVDKAGAEVAYAVPGIAGATAVALAFLGYRHVVPAQRAETIPPAQGGTDADGQDGGERRENDGREEGGRHSQPVA; encoded by the coding sequence GTGCCCAACCCGTATCGCGAGATCTTCGCCGTACCCGGCGCCGCGGGCTTCTCCGCCGCGGGGTTCCTCGGCCGCATGCCGGTGGCGATGATGAGCATCGGCGTGGTGACCATGATCTCGGAGATCACCGGTCGGTACGGGCTCGCCGGGGCGCTCGCCGCCACGCTGGCGATGTCGGGCGCGGTGATCGGCCCGCAGGTCTCCCGGCTCGTCGACCTCCACGGCCAGCGCCGCGTGCTGCGGCCGGCCGTGCTCATCGCGCTGACCGCGATCGCCGGCCTGCTGCTGAGCGCCGAGCGCGGCTGGCCGGACTGGCTGATGTTCGTGTGCGCGGCCTGCGGCGGCTGCGTGCCCTCGCTCGGCTCCATGATCAGGTCCCGCTGGGCCAACATCTACCGTGGCGAGCCGCGCCGACTGCACACCGCGTACTCCTTCGAGTCCGTCGTGGACGAGCTGTGCTTCATCCTCGGCCCCATCATCGCCATCGGCCTGTCCACCACCTGGTTCCCGGAGGCCGGGCCGCTGGTGGCCGCGTGCTTCCTGGCCAGCGGCGTCTTCTGGCTCACCGCGCAGCGGGCCACCGAGCCGACGCCGCAGCCGCGCGGCGACGACCACTCCAGGCGGTCGGCGCTGCGCTCCCCCGCGCTGCGCATCCTGGTGACCACCGGCGTCTTCAGCGGGGTGATCTTCAGCTCGGTCGACGTGGTCACGGTGGCCTTCGCCGAGGAGCAGGGCCACAAGTCGGCGGCGAGCCTGGTCCTGGCGACCTACGCGGCGGGCTCGTGCCTGGCCGGCGCCGTCTTCGGGCTGATGCACCTCACGGGACCGCCGGCGCGCCGCTGGCTGCTCGGCGTGTGCGCGATGGCCGCGAGCGTGCTGCCGCTGCCGTTCGTGGGGGGCCTGGGCTGGCTGACCGGGGTGCTGTTCATCGCGGGCCTTGCCATCGCGCCGACGGGCGTGACCATCATGTCCCTCATCCAGCACCACGTGCCCCGCGCCAAGCTGACCGAGGGCATGACCTGGGCCAGCACGGGGATCGCGACGGGCATCGCGCTCGGCGCGTTCGTCTCGGGGCGGGTGGTGGACAAGGCGGGGGCCGAGGTGGCGTACGCGGTGCCGGGAATCGCCGGGGCGACCGCGGTGGCGCTCGCCTTCCTGGGCTACCGCCATGTCGTACCGGCACAGCGGGCGGAGACCATTCCGCCGGCACAGGGAGGGACTGATGCGGATGGCCAGGACGGTGGCGAACGGCGCGAGAACGATGGTCGCGAGGAGGGCGGGCGGCACTCCCAGCCCGTGGCGTAA
- a CDS encoding inositol monophosphatase family protein, giving the protein MNDQPTGELKAELLTVALEAARRAGALLRDGRPADLGVAATKTSPIDVVTEMDIAAERLITDFVGERRPDDGLLGEEGASRAGTSGVRWVIDPIDGTVNYLYGLPSWSVSIAAEAHGQTLVGVVEVPMRGETFRAVAGAGAHLGDRPIRVRPAPPFEQSLVGTGFSYLTERKVAQAEVVRALLPQVRDIRRGGSAAIDLCDVACGRLDGYYERGLNAWDYAAGDLIAREAGAHTGGRPGEPLSPDLAVAATPGLFGPLQSRLEALGAWHDQSRG; this is encoded by the coding sequence GTGAACGACCAGCCGACCGGCGAGCTCAAGGCCGAACTCCTGACCGTCGCCCTGGAGGCGGCCCGCCGCGCGGGCGCGCTGCTGCGCGACGGCCGCCCCGCCGACCTGGGCGTCGCCGCCACCAAGACCAGCCCCATCGACGTCGTCACCGAGATGGACATCGCGGCCGAGCGACTGATCACCGACTTCGTCGGCGAGCGGCGCCCGGACGACGGGCTGCTCGGTGAGGAGGGCGCGAGCCGGGCGGGCACCAGCGGCGTGCGCTGGGTGATCGACCCGATCGACGGCACGGTGAACTACCTCTACGGACTGCCCTCGTGGTCCGTCAGCATCGCCGCCGAGGCGCACGGGCAGACGCTCGTGGGTGTGGTGGAGGTGCCGATGCGTGGTGAGACCTTCCGCGCCGTGGCCGGCGCCGGCGCTCACCTCGGCGACCGGCCGATACGCGTCCGCCCGGCGCCCCCCTTCGAGCAGTCGCTGGTCGGCACGGGCTTCAGCTACCTCACCGAGCGCAAGGTGGCCCAGGCCGAGGTCGTACGGGCGCTGCTGCCGCAGGTGCGGGACATCCGCCGGGGCGGCTCGGCCGCCATCGACCTGTGCGACGTGGCCTGCGGCCGGCTCGACGGCTACTACGAGCGCGGGCTCAACGCCTGGGACTACGCGGCGGGCGACCTCATCGCCCGGGAGGCCGGCGCGCACACGGGTGGCCGCCCGGGTGAGCCCCTCTCCCCGGATCTGGCCGTGGCCGCCACGCCGGGCCTCTTCGGCCCCCTCCAGAGCCGCCTGGAGGCCCTGGGCGCCTGGCACGACCAGTCGCGAGGCTGA
- a CDS encoding HAMP domain-containing sensor histidine kinase — MAATPPPTPPLPTAPPKPHWSPSELGRPLPWLRPTIRIRLTLLYGGMFLMAGILLLSIIYLLAADALHKGNELPFQIINADYRATSDVCDLPDRGNSAQFNHAVAQCMQGQREMALDGLLRRSLLALLGLTVVAFAFGYAMAGRVLSPLGRITRTARQVAGSDLSRRIELGGPDDELKELSDTFDEMLERLGRAFTAQQRFVANASHELRTPLAINRTLLEVQLSDPDASPELTQLGKTLLATNERSEQLVEGLLLLARSDNEIVDRKPVDLAEVATQAVDQARTEAQAKGVELRGERQPAVLQGNGVLLERVALNLVQNAVRYNAPDGWVRVDTVLERAEAVLVVSNTGPVVPAYEVDNIFEPFRRLRTERTGSDKGVGLGLSIVRSVVRAHGGRITAVPREGGGLVIQVSFPV, encoded by the coding sequence ATGGCCGCGACCCCTCCCCCCACCCCGCCGCTGCCCACCGCGCCCCCCAAGCCCCACTGGTCCCCCTCCGAACTGGGTCGCCCGCTGCCCTGGCTGCGCCCGACCATCCGGATACGGTTGACGCTGCTGTACGGCGGCATGTTCCTGATGGCCGGCATCCTGCTGCTGTCGATCATCTACCTGCTGGCCGCCGACGCCCTGCACAAGGGCAACGAGCTGCCCTTCCAGATCATCAACGCCGACTACCGGGCCACCAGCGACGTCTGCGACCTGCCCGACCGCGGCAACAGCGCGCAGTTCAACCACGCCGTGGCGCAGTGCATGCAGGGGCAGCGCGAGATGGCGCTGGACGGCCTGCTGCGCAGGTCGCTGCTGGCGCTGCTCGGGCTGACCGTGGTCGCCTTCGCCTTCGGGTACGCGATGGCCGGGCGCGTCCTGTCGCCGCTGGGCCGGATCACGCGCACCGCCCGGCAGGTGGCCGGCTCGGACCTGTCCCGGCGCATCGAGCTGGGCGGCCCGGACGACGAGCTCAAGGAGCTCTCGGACACCTTCGACGAGATGCTGGAGCGGCTCGGCCGGGCCTTCACGGCCCAGCAGCGCTTCGTCGCCAACGCCTCGCACGAGCTGCGCACCCCCCTGGCCATCAACCGCACCCTTCTTGAGGTGCAGCTCTCCGACCCGGACGCCTCGCCGGAGCTCACCCAGCTCGGCAAGACGCTGCTGGCCACCAACGAGCGCAGCGAGCAACTGGTGGAGGGGCTGTTGCTGCTCGCCCGCAGCGACAACGAGATCGTGGACCGTAAGCCGGTGGACCTGGCCGAGGTCGCCACCCAGGCGGTCGACCAGGCGCGTACGGAGGCCCAGGCCAAGGGGGTGGAGCTGCGCGGCGAGCGGCAGCCCGCGGTCCTCCAGGGCAACGGCGTGCTGCTGGAGCGGGTCGCGCTGAACCTGGTGCAGAACGCGGTGCGCTACAACGCCCCCGACGGCTGGGTGCGGGTGGACACCGTGCTGGAGCGCGCGGAGGCGGTGCTGGTGGTCTCGAACACGGGCCCGGTGGTTCCCGCGTACGAGGTGGACAACATCTTCGAGCCGTTCCGCCGGTTGCGTACCGAGCGGACCGGCAGCGACAAGGGCGTCGGGCTCGGCCTGTCGATCGTGCGGTCGGTGGTGCGGGCGCACGGCGGGCGGATCACGGCCGTGCCGCGCGAGGGGGGTGGACTGGTGATCCAGGTCTCCTTCCCGGTGTGA
- the sepH gene encoding septation protein SepH encodes MTSAGTTREVPMPELRVVAVSNDGTRLVLKAADSTEYTLPIDERLRAAVRNDRARLGQIEIEVESHLRPRDIQARIRAGASAEEVAQLAGIPVERVRRFEGPVLAERAFMAERARKTPVRRPGENTGPQLGESVTERLLLRGADKDATQWDSWRRDDGTWEVLLVYRVAGETHTASWTYDPPRRLVQAVDEEARSLIGEADDTPEPSFPFVPRIARLPRDRPLDRTPQRQAPGAADEAEAMPAVLEEAPPERDSLTSLLEAVPSFRGDMVVPEPVQAPHPPDEPVEEAEPVEPAPAASAGSAYADVLMPRAVAGHRDRLTGTTDRQAEADGVRPGRRAAVPSWDEIVFGTRRKKQE; translated from the coding sequence GTGACGTCGGCAGGCACCACCCGGGAGGTTCCCATGCCCGAACTGCGTGTCGTGGCCGTCAGCAACGACGGCACACGGCTGGTGCTCAAGGCTGCGGACAGCACGGAGTACACGCTTCCGATCGACGAGCGGCTGCGCGCCGCCGTGCGCAACGACCGTGCTCGGCTCGGCCAGATCGAGATCGAGGTCGAGAGCCACCTGCGGCCCCGGGACATCCAGGCCCGGATACGAGCCGGCGCGTCGGCCGAAGAGGTCGCCCAGCTCGCGGGCATCCCCGTCGAGCGCGTACGCAGGTTCGAGGGCCCCGTACTGGCGGAGCGCGCGTTCATGGCCGAGCGCGCTCGCAAGACTCCCGTGCGCCGCCCCGGCGAGAACACCGGCCCGCAGCTCGGCGAGTCCGTCACCGAGCGGCTGTTGCTGCGCGGGGCGGACAAGGACGCCACGCAGTGGGACTCGTGGCGGCGCGACGACGGCACCTGGGAGGTGCTGCTCGTCTACCGCGTCGCGGGCGAGACCCACACGGCGAGCTGGACCTACGACCCGCCGCGCCGTCTGGTGCAGGCCGTGGACGAAGAGGCCAGGTCGCTGATCGGCGAGGCCGACGACACCCCGGAGCCGAGCTTCCCGTTCGTACCGCGCATCGCGCGGTTGCCGCGCGACCGGCCGCTGGACCGCACCCCGCAGCGGCAGGCGCCGGGCGCGGCCGACGAGGCGGAGGCGATGCCCGCCGTGCTGGAGGAGGCGCCGCCCGAGCGGGACTCGCTGACCAGCCTGTTGGAGGCCGTGCCCAGCTTCCGGGGCGACATGGTCGTGCCGGAGCCCGTGCAGGCCCCCCACCCGCCGGACGAGCCCGTCGAGGAGGCGGAGCCGGTGGAGCCGGCCCCCGCGGCGAGCGCCGGTTCGGCGTACGCGGACGTGCTGATGCCCCGGGCGGTCGCCGGCCACCGCGATCGGCTGACGGGAACGACGGACCGTCAGGCCGAGGCGGACGGCGTGCGTCCGGGTCGCCGTGCGGCCGTGCCGAGCTGGGACGAGATCGTCTTCGGCACCCGGCGCAAGAAGCAGGAATAG